The stretch of DNA GTTTATCTAATCATTGATTTACAAGAAAGGAGATGTAGTCATGCCTAACGGAAAGCCTAACATATTAATCCTGTGGGGGGACGACATTGGCTGGTATAACATCAGCCACAACAACCGGGGTGCGATGGGCTATCAAACTCCCAACATTGACCGCATTGCTAAGGAAGGTATTGAGTTCACCGATTATTACGGCCAACAAAGCTGCACGGCTGGACGGGCCGCTTTCATCACGGGTCAAAATCCGGTCCGCACCGGGCTAACCAAGGTCGGTGCTCCTGGGGCATTCGCTGGCCTCCAACCCCAGGACCCAACGATTGCTGATTTACTCAAGCCCCTGGGTTATGTCACCGGCCAATTTGGAAAAAACCACTTCGGTGACCGCAACCTATTTTTACCCACCGTGCATGGCTTTGACGAGTTCTATGGCAACCTGTATCACCTTAATGCCGAGGATGAGCCCGAGGAAGCGGATTATCCAAAGATGCCGATGTTTAGGGCTATGTTCGGGCCGCGTGGTGTGCTGGATTGTAAAGCGACCGACGTGGACGATGCGGCCGAAGATTCGCGCTTTGGCCGGGTTGGCAAGCAAATCATCGTGGATACTGGATCATTAACCAAGAAGCGCATGGAGACCATTGACGATGATATCACAGAGCGTACCATCGAATTCATCAAGCGAGCCCATGCCGCGGGAAAACCGTTCTTCATCTGGTGGAACGCTACCCATATGCATATCTGGACCTATATCCCCGAATCAGCCAAGGGCATCAGTGGCCAGGGCTTTTACAATGATGCCATGGTGCTGCATGACCAGGCGGTTGGAAAATTACTTGATACATTGGATGAGCTGGGTATTGCTGACGACACCATTGTCCAGTACTCGACGGATAATGGACCACATTACAATTGCTGGCCGGATGGAGCCATTTCCCCCTGGCGTAGCGAAAAGGACACCAACTGGGAAGGCGGCTTCCGTGTACCATGTTTTGTTCGCTGGCCCGGTAAGTTCGAGGCTGGCAAGATACTCAATGGCATCGTAACCCACCAGGAATGG from Anaerolineales bacterium encodes:
- a CDS encoding arylsulfatase, whose protein sequence is MPNGKPNILILWGDDIGWYNISHNNRGAMGYQTPNIDRIAKEGIEFTDYYGQQSCTAGRAAFITGQNPVRTGLTKVGAPGAFAGLQPQDPTIADLLKPLGYVTGQFGKNHFGDRNLFLPTVHGFDEFYGNLYHLNAEDEPEEADYPKMPMFRAMFGPRGVLDCKATDVDDAAEDSRFGRVGKQIIVDTGSLTKKRMETIDDDITERTIEFIKRAHAAGKPFFIWWNATHMHIWTYIPESAKGISGQGFYNDAMVLHDQAVGKLLDTLDELGIADDTIVQYSTDNGPHYNCWPDGAISPWRSEKDTNWEGGFRVPCFVRWPGKFEAGKILNGIVTHQEWLPTLLAAAGEPNIVEKLQQGHQAGEKNFHVHIDGFNILPYLTGEMDKCPRNFFFYVSDDGDLIAIRLADWKIVYKEQRAKTMKLWGEPFVELRMPKIFNLRRDPFERADENSNTYYDWMVKHIYMLYPAAALFQQQIQTFKEFPPRQKPGAFNLERILERTLDALHGDHR